In a genomic window of Nothobranchius furzeri strain GRZ-AD chromosome 14, NfurGRZ-RIMD1, whole genome shotgun sequence:
- the LOC107381127 gene encoding gastrula zinc finger protein XlCGF57.1 yields the protein MDTDVQQMVLVKEEAHEEQSAGVDQKDSEHLHLMRKQEGLWTSLEEEQLCLKEETDPVSFPFTVVFIKGEDDEENPLLSELHHQEQMENEDVQTTSSADHMTSETSAGAQTNRNPDLKPHEQTSSSSEAEVNGEEEVNLDSELSDSGPEIGDGDSDWNENRSSESGVKIINKSFSCPECGKQFFHKSSLQKHMRVTGHSAIRSSGCLVSKKCVRVKKHVDSSTKAHKEPKSFSCDDCGKMFSHKTGLNTHMSVHTGQKPFTCQHCGQQFRQKAYLNSHMRVHTKQKPFTCEFCGRRFSHKASLNSHIRVHTGQKPFACELCGQKFSQNAHLNCHKRVHTGQKPLVCELCGKSFSHRTSLNRHIRVHTGQKPFACELCEQRFSQKTTLNGHMRVHTGQKPFACELCGQRFSHKSTLNSHMRLHTGQKPFTCQLCGQRFSQKAHLTSHTRIHTGQKPFACELCGRRFSQKSTLNSHIKIHTGHKEQI from the coding sequence ATGTTCAACAGATGGtgttggttaaagaagaagctcatgaagaacagagtgctggtgtggaccagaaGGACTCAGAACACCTCCATCTAATGAGAAAACAGGAGGGTCTCTGGACCAGTTTGGAGGAAGAACAGCTTTGTTTGAAAGAGGAGACTGATCCTGTCAGTTTTCCATTCACAGTAGTTTTTATAAagggtgaggatgatgaagagaatccTCTTCTCTCAGAGCTTCATCATCAGGAGCAAATGGAAAACGAAGATGTTCAAACCACCAGCTCAGCTGACCATATGACATCAGAAACTAGTGCAGGAGCACAAACTaacaggaacccagatctgaaacCTCATGAACAGACATCCAGTTCTTCAGAGGCTGAAGTTAATGGAGAGGAGGAAGTGAATTTAGACTCTGAGCTATCAGACTCTGGGCCTGAAATTGGAGATGGAGACAGTGACTGGAATGAGAACAGATCTTCTGAGTCAGGTGTTAAGATTATCAACAAATCTtttagctgccctgagtgtggtaaaCAGTTTTTCCACAAGTCGTCTCTCCAGAAACATATGAGGGTGACCGGTCATtcagcaataaggtcttcaggATGTTTGGTCAGTAAGAAATGTGTAAGGGTAAAGAAACACGTGGACTCGAGCACAAAGGCCCACAAAGaaccaaaatcatttagttgtgatgactgtggaaagATGTTTAGCCATAAGACGGgattaaacactcacatgagcgtccacacaggacagaaaccttttacaTGTCAGCACTGTGGTCAACAATTTAGGCAAAAGGCATATTTaaatagtcacatgagagtccacacaaaaCAGAAACCTTTTACCTGTGAGTTCTGTGGACGAAGATTTAGtcataaggcaagtttaaacagtcacattagggtccacacaggacagaaaccttttgcgtgtgaactctgtggacaaaaatttagccAAAATGCACATTTAAACTGTCACAagagagtccatacaggacagaaacctttggtctgtgagctctgtggaaaaagtttTAGTCATAGgacaagtttaaacagacacattagagtccacacggggcagaagccttttgcttgtgagctctgtgaacaaagatttagccaaaaaacGACGTTAAacggtcacatgagagtccatacaggacagaagccctttgcctgtgagctctgtggacaaagatttagtcataagtcaacattaaacagtcacatgagactccacacaggacagaagccttttacctgtcagctctgtggacaaaggtttagcCAAAAGGCACATTTAACCAGTCACACAAGAATCCACACTgggcagaaaccttttgcctgtgaactctgtggtcgaagatttagccaaaagtcgaCATTAAACAGTCACATAAaaatccacacaggacacaaagaacaaatttaa